Proteins found in one Dermacentor silvarum isolate Dsil-2018 chromosome 8, BIME_Dsil_1.4, whole genome shotgun sequence genomic segment:
- the LOC125947769 gene encoding uncharacterized protein LOC125947769: MRSYRSLKAYGLAMEGHVHKVLISDLSMECCFLKAEVTPSQRTTAKPYEAWALVCGDGSVHTAHCTCMAGLGEVCAHVAALLFKVELLVSSGFARSTTSQLCEWNNKFRESVEPTRVRDLNIVKHRHGKVSKGVNRKRSAAQAPKAKFPGILDSLYSVLPNAAVFTAFSKVPGYGSITPCSSSTVRF, translated from the exons ATGAGGTCCTACCGATCGCTGAAAGCGTACGGCCTTGCCATGGAAGGACACGTGCACAAAGTACTAATTTCCGACTTGAGTATGGAGTGCTGTTTCCTGAAAGCAGAAGTGACGCCGTCGCAGAGGACGACCGCCAAGCCCTACGAGGCATGGGCTCTTGTTTGTGGAGACGGCAGCGTCCACACGGCGCATTGTACGTGCATGGCTGG ACTTGGAGAAGTCTGCGCACATGTGGCAGCACTGCTTTTTAAGGTGGAGCTGCTCGTTTCGTCTGGGTTTGCGAGGTCCACAACATCCCAGCTTTGCGAGTGGAACAACAAGTTTCGAGAGAGT GTGGAGCCTACACGGGTTCGAGACTTGAACATTGTCAAACACCGGCACGGCAAGGTTTCCAAGGGAGTGAATAGGAAGCGCAGTGCTGCACAAGCCCCAAAGGCAAAGTTTCCAGGAATTCTTGACTCCCTTTATTCTGTTCTTCCGAATGCAGCTGTGTTTACAGCATTCTCAAA AGTGCCCGGCTATGGCAGCATAACCccatgcagcagcagcaccgtTCGCTTCTGA